Sequence from the Rutidosis leptorrhynchoides isolate AG116_Rl617_1_P2 chromosome 3, CSIRO_AGI_Rlap_v1, whole genome shotgun sequence genome:
tacaatttaatatcttgtattttgcgttttgcggctcgtactcttataacttttagacgtttctcatcaataatttgaaccactttgattgtactttgtactttttagctttttggtcatttgcgtcttcaaataatcgaatctgtcttttgtcttctccttttattatttaaacgaatattacttgtaaatagaacaattgcaactaaaagcttgtctttcttgagggataatgctatgaaatatatgtccgtttttagtattatcatgaaGCTCCACATATGTGTACCTGTACCTGCACTTGTGACAATGGCAAACAAAATGGTGAAAGAAAACAAAGAAAACGACTCATTCAGTTCTTAATGGGACTGGATGAAGGCTATGCAAACACAAGAAGCCAAATCCTACTAATGCAACCTTTACCAACAATAGCCAAAGCATATGGCATGATCAAACAAGAAGAAAAGCAAAGGGAGGCTATCTTACCAAAATCTGCAATGCCTACCATCATGTCCATATTTACCAACACCTATAAACAAAACAACTACCAAAAATCCACTAAGCCACCAACTGTAGTGACAGAACGCAAATCAACTTATAAGACTGGAATCAGGTGCAGCACATGCTACAGGGAAGGTCAGACATCAGATGAATGCTACGGGAATGTTGGTTATCCACCAGGGCATCCATTACATGGCAAGTTTCAACCAAAGAAGCAATTCAACAAAGGGAAAACTATCAACAACATTCTCACTTCACCTGTACATGATCAACAAGGTCAGGACATCATGGCAGCCAGAATGGATCAACTACAGAACCAACTCAACCAGGTTATGCTAATGATGCAAGGCAAGTCACTTGATTCTCAACAAGAACAAGGTATAATTTCTATCATAGCTTCATTCTTTTGTCATCTTAATAATGCCTGGGTAATAGATAGTGGTGCAACAGACCATGTCTCAATCAACCTCACAAATATGCATGATATTAAACACCATTCCATTCCTATTCCTGTTACACTTCCAAACAAATATACCATCAAAGTTTCTATCACAGGTTCTGTCAAACTAACACCAGATCTAACTCTGTACAATGTATTCTACATTCCTACCTTTTCATACAATCTTCTGTCCATAAGTAAGATCACAAAATCCACCAATCTATCTGTCCAATTCAATCATTTTGAATGTATTTTTCAGGGCAACCATAAGAAGATTGCCCATGGAACCCTATGTGATGGGTTATACCTCATTCATCCTGACAACTCCACCAAACATCAACACACTCTCAAGTCTGCACAATCAACCAATGAGTCATCTCTCCTCTGGCACACAAGACTGGGACATTGTTCATACCatacattagacaaaataaagtcCATACGACTATCAAGATGTAATTTTTCAAATTTCTGTACCATTTGCCCTCTGGCAAAACATCATGTACTTCCTTTTCCTGTTTCATCATCTCATGCAAAATCCAAATTTGAACTTGTACATGCTGATGTCTGGGGTCCATATAAACATCCAACAATCAACAAATGCACCTATTTTTTAACACTAGTTGATGATTACTCAAGAACAACATGGACCTTTCTTATACCAAATAAATCACATGTCTCCTCAACACTTAAAACATTCTATGCATATatcaaaacacaatttaacacaacAATCAAATGTCTAAGGTCAGATAATGGCCTTGAATTCTTAAATAATCCATTAACTTCTTTTCTACAATAAAATGGCACAATACATCAAACCACATGTCCTTACACTCCACGGCAAAATGGAAGGGCAGAGAGAAAACATAGAAACATCTTGGAAATGACAAGAGCAATTCACTTTCAAGCCCACTTTCCAATTCATTTCTAGGGTTATAACATACTAGCAACAACATACCTTACCAACAGAATACCAACAAGAGTTCTACACAATACAAGCCCTTATGAAATCCTTCACAATCAACCACCAGATCTCAACCATCTTAGAGTCATAGGATGCCAAGCTTATGCCTACACACATCAAACTGACAAATTCAAACCCAAAGCAATACCCTCTATCTTATTAGGATACCCTGCGCAACAAAAAGGTTACCTACTCTACAATCAAGAAACCAAAAAGGTCTTTGTAAGCAGAAATGTCACATTCCATGAACACACATTCCCTTTCAACAAATCTACATCATCAACACCAACTGCCACAACAATTCCACACCAAACCATTTATATTCCTACTCCAccaacaccaccatccaccacaACTACAATACCAGACCTACCTACTCCACAAGATTCTCCTCCATCATCTAATCCATCCACTACACAATCTCCATCCACTACACAAGCAGATCCTTCATCCACAACTAACAATGTTTCACACTCAACACAATCACAACCTACACACCCTTCCAATTCTGGTCCTCCAGTTCAACCAACCAGAAAATCTTCCAGACAAACACATCTCCCATCCAAACTACATGATTACCACCTTCCATTATCTAAGTCCAAAATCAATTCCATCTATCATAAACATCACCTCTCCCACTTTATTAACTATTCCAAACTTAAACACAAATCTCATCTTCACCTAATAAACAATCTAAATACACATAGTGAACCACATAACTATAAACAGGTAATAAAAGATGACAGGTGGAATGAAGCTATGATCAAAGAAATATCTGCACTTGAAGAAAATCAAACATGGGAGATTGTTTCACTACCACCCAACAAGACACCTATTGGGAACAAATGGGTTTACAGGATCAAATACAAGTCAGATGGCACTATAGAAAGttttaaagctagacttgttgccaaAGGTTTCACACAGAAAGAAGGGGTGGACTATACAGAAACCTTTGCACCTGTTGCAAAAATTGTCACAATCAGAATTCTACTATCCATTGCTAATCAAAAGGATTGGATAATAGAGCAATTAGATGTTAATAATGCCTTCTTACATGGTGACCTCCATGAAGAAGTTTACATGTCCATACCTCAAGGGTATCCAAAACCACATTCTAACAATATGGTCTGCAGGCTAAAGAAGTCTCTAAATGGTTTAAAACAGGCCAATAGACAATGGtttacaaaattgactacttttctGCAGTCAATGGGATTCAAGCAAAGCTATGCAGACACATCCCTTTTCACTCTTCATCAACAGTCTAATGTGATTCACTTAATCATATATGTTGATGACATTCTTATTACTGGTAACAACAAATCTCTAATATAACAGATCAAGAGTAGCTTACATAACAAATTTAGCATCAAAGATTTGGGGCAGGTTCATTACTACTTAGGCATTGAGTTCATAAGAAACTCTGCAGGGTTAGCACTTACACAAAGGAAATATGCTTTAGAACTAATTGAACTTGCAGGTCTCAATGATGTCAAACCTGCATCAACACCACTTGATCCCCAAACTACTCTTCAGCTTGATGATTCACCAGCTTTACCTGATCCATCACTATACAGGACTCTAGTAGGCAAACTTATTTACTTGACCATTACCAGACCTGACTTATCATTTGCAGCTCAAGCTTTAAGTCAATTCACCAATGCACCAACTGAGGCTCACATGAAAGCATTAACACGTGTTCTCAGATACATCAAGTTCAACCCAGGTCAAGGCTTATTCTACACAAGAGAAAATCAACAAATATTACATGCCTACTATGATAGTGATTGGGCCAACTGCCCAATATCAAGAAGATCAGTGTCTGGATTTTTGTGTTTTTCTAGGCTCCAATCTCATATCCTGGAAGTCAAAGAAGCAATCTGTAGTCTCAAGATCATCCACTGAAGCAGAATACAGATCAATGGCTGATTGTACTTGTGAACTCACTTGGTTGAAATGTTTACTACAGGATTTTGATATTCCAACTCCATATCCAGCTACTCTGTACTGTGACAACCCCTCAGCTATCACACTAGCATCAAACCATGTACAACATGCTAGGACCAAACACATTGAAATTGACTGCCACTTTGTTAGGGACAAAATCAAAAATGGCTCAATCTTAACCACTTTTATTCCTTTCAAAGCTCAAGCAGCTGATCTCTTAACAAAGGCACTCAGTTACACTCCATTTCATCAATGTTTATCCAAGTTAGGCACTTGTGATCCTTACACACTGCCtacttggggggggggggggggtaaaggTATACATGCTATAAACACAGGTCAACGAAAGTCAACTCTGCACAAGACTGGGTCAACATCAACACCTCACCACTCAATCAACTCTGTATGCAGCTATGAAGAAGAAGACACGTCTACAGTGTACCTGAAGCATGTAGGATATTTTACTCACTGTACTTAGCTTAATTGTATTGTTAGAAAGTTAGTTAGTGGTCAGTTATGCAGTTAGAATAGATACAACAGTGTATGTATTTGCAGGTTTAGTTTCAAGTATATATAATCCTACATGTACTCTGTAAATTAATTAATGAAATACAATGAATTCATTTTCACTTTACCCATGAGTAACTATATAGCAGTAGCTTTGCATTTGTGGTCTAATACTAGTAATTCGCAAACCAAAACGAATAGGAGGAACTTCTAATACAAGATTGGAGACAAATCGGTTACAAGTTAACTAATTACGAAGCAAATTCGTTACATTTATTCACGATAATATAACAGTGTCAGATACATCACAACGAGTTTTAAAGCATAAGATGATAGATGTATACGTAAGGGTACTACGTGATCCGTTATGATCATACTAGGGTGAAGTTGAACTTGTTGCAAGATGTTCCTCGAGCTAACAACGAAGAGCTGAAACCCATTCTTTGCTTCTCTAGATCAAAGAACAAGAAATTATTCTCCATCTGATACGTCCCAATCACAATTGCATTTTTTGCACCCGAGCCACCATCAACTAATGCAAGACACGCGACACGATTGCCAACTTTCATTAACAAGTTCTCTTCAGAAAGCGTCCATATTGCCCCACCTTCCATTTCAAGATTAATATCCGGAAAATGGTACGAAACACTAGTACTAGGTCCACTAGGTACATAACAGAGTCCAAAGGGTTTAACTGCATCTACTCGTGGAATCGTTTTGGTAGCTTCCGAAATGCTTACGACAAGTAATTTATAAATATCACTTCTGAGTGTGGTATAAGGCTTAATAGTACTAAGTCTCACTTGACTACCGATCGATAAGGGTAGAGGAATTTTTTTTCCTAAAAATAAAATTCGATTAATTTTAATGAAATATCCGAGGGACTTTGAAGTCTTTCTAATCATGGGAGTATACGAAAGAAATTTTCTAAGATCGAGATTTGGATCAGAAGTAAAATAAAAAGCCCCGTCGCCTAAAAATGTCACCCCGGGTGCCGATGGGGTGCTAGATAGACAAAGTGCGAATTTATGGGCTTGGTTTGGACTAAATACTTGACGTGGAAATGATAATGCAGGCCATGAAAAGGATGCAACGGCAATCACATTTTTGGGAAACGATCTCAACAAGGAGGGAGGTGCACATGATAATACAACTGGCGCCCCGAAGGGCGCTAAGGAAGAAACTGGAAACAGACTAGGGTTTCTCCCATTGGTTACGTATATAAACAACAAATCTGTGGTTACTAGCGATAACTTACAAGATTTTGAAATGGGATTTAAGGGGGTGACAGCACATATATTGCAACCATATTTGGATGTGATATTGAGAGAAGGACATTTAGAATTATTATTGACATATTTTTGGGCTTCTTTGCACAAAGTGTGATCACATCTCAAGGGAAATCTGCATCCCTCTTCTAAGCCACAAGCTATGTCATATCGATGCACAACGCAATCTTTCCAAGTGAAAGGAGCGTCGAGGTCGATGAGATAATACGCTTCTTCTTCGTTCCATTGTCGttcatgaaagaaccaaggaatTTTGTGAAAAGATGTTTTGGAATCCTTTATAATGGGTATAACTGAGGTATTGAGACGTGTATATTGTGATAATACATTATGAGTGAAGCATACTAAGTCAATGAAAAGTATCTTTGTGAGTTGCATCTTTGATTCTTGATATGAGAAAGTTTGTATGTTAAGCTGCTAACGATTTTTGTTGATGTGTCATGTGTGAACTATACGTATTACAATACCTGTACCTGTATATGTAGAAATGAAGATCAAAAGTCAATGTGCGCAATTAAGTTCACTAAGGTATAGCATTCAAGAGTGGGAGAAACTTGCCCACGAGGATCGATGAGGTGACTCGAGGAAAAGTCAAAAACTACTTAGATTTACGTTACTAACGgtgtgtttgtttacctcttaactgAATGGTTCAGCTCTGAATCTTGAACCATTCAATATTCAGCGCGTTTGTTTCTGAATGACATAAAATGCTatatggttcagcattcagtgttgaaccattcagagttaCAACACTCCCTTAACCATTAGGTGCCTAATTTTTCTGTAATATTCTTCTCAAATCATATCCAGAATACTTAACAAACGAGTATATTGAGTTTTTTTTTTATTCATGTAACACGTTAAAAAAATGTAATTTTATACGATTCATATCGTTTatttaaaatgattatcaaacaacatATTTTCATTAAGAACCAAATTTATTCAGAGATTTTGAATCGTTCGGATTATGAATCATTCAGCGTTAAATAATTCAATTTTATTAAACACATATAGCTTAGTTTAAGAGTATTGAATTTAATAACATAACCACTAGATTGCAATTAAATGGCAACTAATATAACGTGACAAATGATTAACTGTCATAATATAAAATGTCATGTTGCAAAAATTACTTGTTTACAAGCTTGTTTACggtaaattaaataatatataatataataatcgaTCTCTAGTGAACATGCATGTAATGCAATTATTATATTACTTTTGGCAAATAATGcaattattatattactattacttttttttttttttttttttggcaaaaaacgatAACTTTATTACGAATctttatattactattactattactattactatcttCTCTATATATTAAAACACAGTGCATATTATATAAGATTGAAAAAAGATTCCTTACCA
This genomic interval carries:
- the LOC139901728 gene encoding chitinase CLP-like; translation: MQLTKILFIDLVCFTHNVLSQYTRLNTSVIPIIKDSKTSFHKIPWFFHERQWNEEEAYYLIDLDAPFTWKDCVVHRYDIACGLEEGCRFPLRCDHTLCKEAQKYVNNNSKCPSLNITSKYGCNICAVTPLNPISKSCKLSLVTTDLLFIYVTNGRNPSLFPVSSLAPFGAPVVLSCAPPSLLRSFPKNVIAVASFSWPALSFPRQVFSPNQAHKFALCLSSTPSAPGVTFLGDGAFYFTSDPNLDLRKFLSYTPMIRKTSKSLGYFIKINRILFLGKKIPLPLSIGSQVRLSTIKPYTTLRSDIYKLLVVSISEATKTIPRVDAVKPFGLCYVPSGPSTSVSYHFPDINLEMEGGAIWTLSEENLLMKVGNRVACLALVDGGSGAKNAIVIGTYQMENNFLFFDLEKQRMGFSSSLLARGTSCNKFNFTLV